One Coffea eugenioides isolate CCC68of chromosome 2, Ceug_1.0, whole genome shotgun sequence genomic window, TTGAAGATTTTTTGGGACTAAAGGGACGAAATTTTTCCTTGTAACAGTTGATACAAGGTGAACATTGGACCCAAGAAAGAACGCTACCTGTATCAACAACGGCTAGTGTCTCTTCTGGTGGAGTACCATATGATATTCTCATGAGGTACTCCCCACCATTTGGCAGAACTCCTGAAGAATCTAAAGTAAGAGCACGATCAAATGAACGCTGGACAGCATATTTGGCAGGCTGGAAAGGAGTCAAGGAAGGATTGTGCAAGGGAGACTCTGGTGAATCTCGGTGGATGAGGTCAAGAATCAAGCCATTTCTATCTGCTTGAATGGTGAGAAACATATAAAAGGATGCAAGAAACAATGGAAGATAAGTAGGGGAAGGACAAAGAAGGATAAATCTTTTTGACATGGTTTTGGATGCTAATACTTTATGAGTTGGTTATACGAGGAGAAAGCAGCTTAATGCCATATTTATAGTGAGGAAAAATCTTGAGTAATTATACAGTGTTAATGTTCTTTGCAATTAAGCAGGAGAGAATACATGAACACGTAATCTGATTGGGTTCTGCCAAATTTGGAGCGAAATCTCAACTAGCATGCCTTAAATGCATGATGAATAAATTCAATTCTAATAattctagtcaattttgattCTTGAGTAGGAAAATTAATGTTGATAAATAACGGATCAGTGTTTAAGATTAAAGAAGCTGGTAGACTGGGTTAAAAataagggcaaattacactttactgCCTGTAGTTTAGTGTTTTTATACATAAcgcccctatggtttcaaaagctatacataacctcctaattgtttggattaaagtgtcaaagtaacaTAATTTGCAATCTATAACGAAGTcacctaaaatatcaaaaacacatctatgtaaagttgaaaattatttattaaccacaggAGAATTATATGTTTTGAAAGCCATAAGGGGGTTacatggtaaaatataaaaccaTATGGAGTTAGTGTGCCAtgtatattatgtttatatgtttTGGTTACTtcacccattttaatttttaaataagggtaatttcgatattTTCAAATGTTCCATTACGAATATCATTTCTGtcactttgatactttaatccaaattataatggggttatatataacttttgaaatcatagggggttatgtacaaaaatactaaatcatAGGGGGATAAAATGTAATTTGTCCTAAAAATAAACAGTTTGTCTAATGGGTGCCCTATGAACACTCTTTAGATATATTTCAAGTgttagatttttagaaatataagattaatttaGGAAAGCATATAAATGTAAGGGAATTAATTAGGGAAGATGTATAAATACAAGACAATGTAGTAATTGTtagtgtgtgtgtatatatatgataGATAGAGTGGAATGTAAGTGTGTTAATGATAGAAAAAcccaaaaataaattatatCTGAACTTGTATGAGTTTTTACTTTTTAGAAATGTTGTATGAAGGTTTGTCCATATTTCGTTTTTGGATTTTTCACCCAAGTATCGATGAGGATTTATTAGCATGCATAATTGCAGAACAAATGTACAACTCACAATTATTACTCCATTTTGCATTATATACTATTCGAATTTTATTTACATTTTCAAATGCTAAAATTTGAACCCTCTCTTAGTGTGTCCTTTGCAAACCGGTAAGATAAAATCCTCCTCTTTTTGAGCTTTTAgttgatttcttcttttttcctctttaaGCCCAAATGAACTTCGAACCTAGTAGTAgcaatgttttgaaactcggatAGTTATTGAATCGGTGAAACATTCAGATCAAAGTTCAACTGGTTGGACTAGTTCAACTCTggtcaatgaattttttaaaaaataacttatataaatatatacgcacaaaataagacatgcattGGACTAATTTGGgtctttatatgatgaaaagtttaatattttttcaaaaaacctggattttcacaaataaatttttaattataagttaaaataaataaatttcatcttaaTCTCAATTGTATctatcaaaaaattaattttaaatccaacccaaaagtACCATAATATCctgaaattataaaaaattcaCATCTATGGGAATTAGACATTGtaagtttaaattttaattcatgttttatagatttagagattgcaacttaaaaaaaaaagtttgaaatttAGACGAAgtcaaaaaaatagaaaatagagaTACAAACTCAATAAGAggcaaaaaatgagaagaaaatgAGTGGATGTTGCATTTAATAATTAGTTTTTAGAGTTAAGGAAaacctattcttttttttttcaatttaatagataaaaattaaaaatcgcTGGTTCAACGGTTCAATCCGATTTTTAAATCCAATCAACCCAAAATATGAATCGGATCAAAACTATGACCGATTCGCAGTCCAATCAATCGAATCGGCCGGTCTGGTTCGATTTTCAAAACAATGAGTAGAATATAGGAAACAACCTGCCAATCCGACTACAATGGAGCTGCTGATGGGGCCTCGCAAGTATTATTTCTTACAAGTTTACTCTTGGGCGCAAGTCAGTTGAAAGATGTTataacaaaaattttaatatggcgtaattaaattaaaatttaatctAACAAAAATCGAAATTACTATTTCAATCCGAAATGGAGTAAATAGAACCTGTGAGACCCCCCCTGGATCCCAGCCGAGCCACCCTTGAGACCAATTTAGTTTTCAAAATGACTAACCAATTAAACATGCACCAATTTTGACCCTTCTAATTATTGATTCTTTAAGTTTGTACTCGAGATCTTTTAACTCTCTATATTTCCCTGGGAAGTATCTTGGAAGAGGAATTTTTGTTCTATTTAGTTGGTTTAAGTTATAGCTATTGGGATACAATGCCAACCTTTTATAGATGGAACAGATTACTCCAATCCAAGgcacatccaaaaaaaaaataaaaactacttATATATCTTGAGTTAAACGTAAGATAAAATCACTAAATTAAGAAAACCAATATGCAATGTAGATTGGTCCTCTAAGATTTGTCAAAATGGTGGAATTAAAGGATATCAAATCACCAAATCAAGAAACCCAATGAGAGCAAAGATTTTTATATCCTAAAAAGGTCTCAGCCAAGAAACTCTTAATATTTCACCTTCTATTCACTCTTCTCCATCCCATAAACTATTTGTGGCATACATAAAATTACTTAACTTTAATGGGATGATACAAAATTGCTAAACAAAGAATATAAAATTAAACTCTAGCATCCATCCAATTAAGCTGAAAACCTCACTAATTACTAGAACAATCTGTGGGCTTGAAGGAAATAATCTTGTTTACTAAGTCGTATCTCACCTTCACATTCATTTGTGCAACATTCCCAAACACAGGAAAATCTGTACTTGGGATAGATGCCAAGCACACTGGAGTATCAGAAGAAGCACATCTGTTTCATTCACTGAACCGTAGCACAAGTCAAAAGATCTCGTTGGATCTGGCACGGTTTTGTTTCCCATTTCTGCTAGAAAAGATGATCTTAACCCATGGTAATAATCCACTGGAAGAAATGTGAATGTCGTCCCCGAGTCTATGATAATATTGCCTTGTCGAGAAGTATTTGAAGGATAATTAGGAAAGTTGATTGTTGTGATATTCTGTTACTGTTCATGTGAGTTCTATATATAATAATTGTGTCTCTATTGTAAAGTTTTATAAGTAATTCACGTAGAATTACATCTCGTTCAAAAAACGTTGCACTGATTTGTGTCCCTGGTCCGAATGCAGGATCCTCAGCCCAACGGACTAATGTAATTACctgacaatttgggtccaaatactaccaaattaAACACACATGGTCTTTCTGTCTTGTCACCTCTTACTGGACAAAAAGATTTTAATTCTGTGGCTAATCTAAGCAGTATCATGAATCCAATGAACAAACCAGAACTCCGAAAACTTGGATACAAAAAACACGAACAAGGTATCCATCCATTGttacaggaaaaaaaaaattcttagtaTTCAACCAGCAGCGTCAGAAAAAGCATACCATTCATAGAACTTTCAAAACCATGATTTAGAATTCTATTCTATTAATATTGGAGTTGCCGCAGTCTCACCATTCACTTGTGCCTGCAGTTCACTGGGGAAGTCACCTCGAATTATTTGAACTTTAAAGCTCACCTTCTCATCACTGCTCTCCATTAATTCCCAGAAAATCGCGTCTCCAACTTTCAGACCATTGTCACTAGCAAACCGTTTCCAAGATTGTACTTCGAAACGTAATTTTTGGCTGCCTCCCAAGAACGTCATCTCCCAAGATTTTCCGCGACAAGTGACAACAGCAGGAACTGTTTTAGCAGGAAGATTAGACCGCAGTCTGCTAGGAAACACCTACAATATTCAGAATCACAAACGCATAAAGATATTCATTAAACTCATGGTTGCTACCTTATACAGCCATAACCAGTTTGTGCACAGAAAATAAGTCCATACGACCTGATTAAACTTACTTGGTTGAGGTTAATTAGAATATCTAGTTACAGTACTTACCATGTGACATAGTTTATTAACATGTGACAATGAAACAACATGATGGTAAAATGGTTCTTCGGAAAGTGGCGAAAACTCATCATCAACCAGACTTTGGTCCAACCCATCATTGTCGTGGTGGAGTTCAATATCTTTTGCCT contains:
- the LOC113755778 gene encoding B3 domain-containing protein Os04g0386900-like is translated as MSEEGKMESNEKVDSSAYTADGEVIDVNVQDSEAKDIELHHDNDGLDQSLVDDEFSPLSEEPFYHHVVSLSHVNKLCHMVFPSRLRSNLPAKTVPAVVTCRGKSWEMTFLGGSQKLRFEVQSWKRFASDNGLKVGDAIFWELMESSDEKVSFKVQIIRGDFPSELQAQVNGETAATPILIE